The following proteins come from a genomic window of Macadamia integrifolia cultivar HAES 741 chromosome 14, SCU_Mint_v3, whole genome shotgun sequence:
- the LOC122061739 gene encoding uncharacterized protein LOC122061739 isoform X2, producing the protein MAAFRWLLQIHKDVPRAARFYSEGLDFNVNVCSLRWAELQSGPLKLALVQSNSDHVLQNGHSSLLSFTVMDINSSVTKLMALGAELDGPIKYEIHGKVAALRCLDGHMLGLYEPL; encoded by the exons ATGGCTGCGTTTAGGTGGCTTCTTCAGATCCACAAAGATGTACCTAGAGCTGCTCGTTTCTACTCGGAAGGGCTGGATTTTAACGTCAATGTCTGCAGTCTTCGGTGGGCTGAGCTTCAATCTGGTCCTCTCAAATTAGCTCTTGTTCAATCCAATAG TGACCATGTTTTGCAGAATGGTCACTCTTCACTTCTATCCTTCACTGTAATGGACATTAACAGCTCAGTGACAAAGTTGATGGCATTAGGAGCAGAGCTGGATGGTCCCATCAAATATGAGATTCATGGGAAG GTTGCGGCTTTGCGATGCCTGGATGGTCACATGTTGGGCCTATATGAACCTCTGTGA
- the LOC122061739 gene encoding uncharacterized protein LOC122061739 isoform X1: MAAFRWLLQIHKDVPRAARFYSEGLDFNVNVCSLRWAELQSGPLKLALVQSNRLVCGNILRMMVSGKSRRIGADIGHFGEAIEDLRNVLVRGCQQNGHSSLLSFTVMDINSSVTKLMALGAELDGPIKYEIHGKVAALRCLDGHMLGLYEPL, encoded by the exons ATGGCTGCGTTTAGGTGGCTTCTTCAGATCCACAAAGATGTACCTAGAGCTGCTCGTTTCTACTCGGAAGGGCTGGATTTTAACGTCAATGTCTGCAGTCTTCGGTGGGCTGAGCTTCAATCTGGTCCTCTCAAATTAGCTCTTGTTCAATCCAATAG GTTGGTTTGTGGTAATATCTTGAGAATGATGGTGTCTGGGAAATCTAGAAGAATTGGTGCGGATATTGGGCATTTTGGTGAAGCGATTGAAGATTTGAGGAATGTGCTTGTGAGAGGTTGTCAACAG AATGGTCACTCTTCACTTCTATCCTTCACTGTAATGGACATTAACAGCTCAGTGACAAAGTTGATGGCATTAGGAGCAGAGCTGGATGGTCCCATCAAATATGAGATTCATGGGAAG GTTGCGGCTTTGCGATGCCTGGATGGTCACATGTTGGGCCTATATGAACCTCTGTGA